One Microplitis demolitor isolate Queensland-Clemson2020A chromosome 2, iyMicDemo2.1a, whole genome shotgun sequence DNA segment encodes these proteins:
- the LOC103573072 gene encoding fez family zinc finger protein erm has product MCETVPRTWMMKPEIHCDNMRVPTGSLSPPATLSPPGSPNVLSASPWSPGGLTSGSNSSCNGISYPSAVSQLAPDQRLSAFTLASGYNSDPRLQKLTHVPGLTSRDMRCGLMYGGYSTAWWTHHAVGLLLPHSFLPSEIPTQQTTPVTERSSMQQERTSPDRASPPKQCLPEKAHFIEEVPLNLSTKPSDISSGINRKCEIWSPGAVCEREAKETSTQNSPSTTPSMIVRPINLSPLTSPSNDRSFQCKQCGKAFKRSSTLSTHLLIHSDTRPYPCQYCGKRFHQKSDMKKHTYIHTGEKPHKCVVCSKAFSQSSNLITHMRKHTGYKPFQCGLCEKAFQRKVDLRRHREGQHPAAPALDYRSLQIPNLSNQRSYSPVHIRTSNYHTVSSLSDS; this is encoded by the exons ATGTGtg AAACAGTGCCGAGAACATGGATGATGAAACCAGAGATTCATTGTGACAATATGAGAGTTCCTACTGGTTCCCTATCACCTCCTGCTACCCTGTCTCCTCCAGGCAGTCCAAATGTCTTGTCAGCATCGCCCTGGAGTCCAGGTGGTCTTACCAGTGGCAGCAACAGTTCCTGCAACGGCATCTCTTATCCATCGGCGGTTAGTCAGCTTGCACCTGACCAGCGACTTAGTGCCTTTACCCTTGCATCCGGTTATAATTCTGATCCTAGGCTGCAAAAGTTAACACATGTACCCGGATTAACATCCCGTG ATATGCGTTGTGGTTTAATGTATGGTGGGTACAGTACAGCTTGGTGGACCCATCATGCGGTAGGCCTTCTGCTACCGCATTCCTTTTTGCCGTCCGAAATTCCAACACAACAGACAACACCTGTAACCGAACGCTCTTCAATGCAGCAAGAACGAACTAGTCCTGACCGAGCGAGTCCACCTAAACAATGTTTACCTGAAAAAGCACATTTTATTG AAGAAGTGCCATTAAATCTCAGCACAAAACCGAGTGATATATCATCTGGTATAAATCGAAAGTGCGAGATTTGGTCACCCGGAGCAGTTTGTGAACGTGAAGCAAAAGAAACTTCGACACAAAATTCACCATCAACCACGCCATCGATGATAGTACGACCAATTAACCTCTCCCCTCTCACTTCACCTTCGAATGATCGCAGTTTTCAG TGTAAGCAATGTGGAAAAGCTTTCAAACGATCTAGTACATTGAGTACTCACCTCTTAATTCACTCAGATACTAGACCTTATCCTTGTCAATATTGTGGTAAGCGGTTCCATCAGAAGTCCGATATGaaaaaacatacatatattcatactg GTGAAAAACCTCATAAGTGCGTTGTATGTAGTAAAGCGTTTTCACAAAGCAGCAACTTAATTACGCACATGCGAAAGCATACAGGATATAAACCTTTTCAGTGTGGCTTATGTGAAAAAGCTTTTCAAAGAAAAGTCGATTTGAGAAGACATCGAGAAGGACAACACCCTGCTGCTCCAGCGTTAGATTATCGTTCTCTTCAAATTCCAAACTTATCAAATCAACGCTCGTATTCACCGGTTCATATTCGGACATCCAATTACCATACTGTTTCTAGTTTGAGTGATAGCTGA